Proteins encoded within one genomic window of Brachybacterium avium:
- a CDS encoding thymidine kinase, with product MRAMEAGRLHVIAGPMFAGKSEELLRRVHRARLAGLEVEVIGHSLDSRGGADRLSTHAGRSTPARMLQRAEQLQIPPGAGGSDDPGLPGPPDIIAIDEAQFFGPDLVPVIEGLLEAGIQVEVAGLCVTFDGGPFAPLPSLMAMAEEVVKLTAVCTVCGADAAFHVRLIGDGASALERTAAQVGGAESYQARCRSHRVGDPPRSRP from the coding sequence ATGCGCGCCATGGAGGCAGGACGACTGCACGTGATCGCCGGTCCGATGTTCGCCGGCAAGAGCGAAGAGCTGCTGCGCAGGGTCCATCGGGCCCGGCTGGCGGGTCTCGAGGTCGAGGTGATCGGGCACAGCCTCGACTCGCGAGGGGGAGCGGACCGCCTGAGCACCCACGCCGGGCGCAGCACGCCGGCACGGATGCTCCAGCGGGCCGAGCAGCTGCAGATCCCGCCCGGGGCGGGTGGCTCCGACGACCCCGGACTCCCCGGCCCGCCCGACATCATCGCCATCGACGAGGCGCAGTTCTTCGGTCCGGACCTCGTCCCCGTGATCGAAGGTCTGCTGGAGGCCGGCATCCAGGTCGAGGTCGCCGGGCTGTGCGTCACCTTCGACGGGGGCCCGTTCGCACCCCTGCCCAGCCTGATGGCGATGGCCGAGGAGGTCGTGAAGCTCACCGCCGTGTGTACGGTCTGCGGCGCTGACGCGGCCTTCCATGTGCGGCTGATCGGTGATGGGGCGTCGGCGCTGGAGAGGACCGCTGCCCAGGTGGGCGGGGCCGAGTCCTACCAGGCGCGATGCCGCAGCCACCGGGTGGGCGACCCGCCGCGGAGCCGTCCCTGA
- a CDS encoding mismatch-specific DNA-glycosylase — protein sequence MSTRRPSPLAGRKPTRNDLPAFATPDPEAIDDVLPDPAGPGGDAPLGLLIVGINPGLWTAAVNAPFARPGNRFWPSLHRAGLTSRLVDASRGLDAEDEQDLHERGIGITNMIGRATVRADELSREELRQAGQDLVTRVAVLRPRTVAIAGITAFRTAYALPKARLGLQDPAEVAAWPAEVPLWVVPQPSGLNAHANIASLAATWRDVARTAGVAYQEED from the coding sequence ATGAGCACTCGGCGCCCCTCCCCGCTGGCCGGCCGCAAGCCCACCAGGAATGATCTGCCCGCATTCGCGACCCCGGACCCGGAAGCGATCGATGATGTGCTGCCGGATCCTGCCGGGCCCGGCGGGGACGCGCCTCTGGGCCTGCTCATCGTCGGCATCAACCCGGGGCTCTGGACAGCCGCGGTCAATGCTCCGTTCGCCCGCCCCGGCAACCGGTTCTGGCCCTCGCTCCACCGCGCCGGGCTCACCTCCCGGCTGGTCGATGCATCCCGCGGGCTGGATGCCGAGGACGAGCAGGACCTGCACGAGCGCGGTATCGGGATCACCAACATGATCGGCCGGGCGACCGTGCGCGCCGATGAGCTCAGCCGTGAGGAGCTGCGACAGGCGGGCCAGGACCTGGTGACCCGGGTGGCCGTGCTGCGGCCGCGGACGGTGGCGATCGCCGGGATCACCGCGTTCCGCACCGCCTATGCGCTGCCGAAGGCCCGGCTGGGGCTCCAGGACCCGGCCGAGGTGGCGGCGTGGCCAGCGGAGGTCCCGCTGTGGGTGGTGCCGCAGCCGAGCGGGCTGAACGCCCACGCCAACATCGCCTCATTGGCGGCCACCTGGCGCGACGTCGCCCGCACCGCGGGGGTGGCGTACCAGGAGGAGGACTGA
- a CDS encoding Vms1/Ankzf1 family peptidyl-tRNA hydrolase, translating to MKLPWLTPVLDQSGPILSVHLDTTRTDPSAAAELEARWAQMRSRLRADGAPPELLAEIEESVLSPSSLGGRHGRSIFATDTEILVDRVLPVPPLRESAHRGEFPELLPLLQLIPFAVSQLLIVVDRAGADLHLRSAENPSISHGPNGLGEDSAVEGGHDVLHKASVGGGPQHGWRADNFEARVEDSWERNADAVAGSVEKILRERQVDMVMLSGDVRAIGLLREALGRETRDRLIEVQGGSRGVALDRGPFREELNDATDTFIAARQHELAERFRESQARDGASVGGATEVAQALARGQVEELVFVSGNEPAGIEELLRTALSTDAAISALEEDTLGIPEGIGALLRWRDGSTPSNSIGSMSGDSRRE from the coding sequence GTGAAACTGCCCTGGCTCACCCCCGTCCTCGATCAGTCCGGCCCGATCCTCTCGGTCCATCTCGACACCACCCGCACCGACCCCTCCGCGGCTGCCGAGCTCGAGGCGAGGTGGGCGCAGATGCGCTCCCGGCTCCGTGCCGACGGCGCACCGCCGGAGCTGCTCGCCGAGATCGAGGAATCGGTCCTCAGCCCCTCCTCCCTCGGCGGCCGGCACGGACGGTCGATCTTCGCGACCGACACGGAGATCCTCGTGGACCGGGTGCTGCCGGTGCCGCCGCTGCGGGAGTCCGCGCATCGCGGGGAGTTCCCTGAGCTCCTGCCGCTCCTGCAGCTGATCCCCTTCGCCGTGAGCCAGCTGCTGATCGTGGTGGATCGGGCAGGCGCTGACCTGCACCTGCGCTCCGCGGAGAATCCCTCGATCAGCCATGGCCCGAACGGTCTGGGCGAGGACTCGGCGGTCGAGGGCGGTCACGACGTCCTGCACAAGGCGAGCGTCGGCGGCGGTCCGCAGCACGGCTGGCGCGCCGACAACTTCGAGGCGCGCGTCGAGGACTCGTGGGAGCGCAACGCCGATGCCGTCGCCGGATCCGTCGAGAAGATCCTGCGCGAGCGCCAGGTCGACATGGTGATGCTCAGCGGCGATGTGCGAGCGATCGGCCTGCTGCGTGAGGCCCTGGGACGGGAGACCAGGGATCGCCTGATCGAGGTCCAGGGCGGCAGTCGCGGCGTCGCGCTGGATCGGGGCCCGTTCCGGGAGGAGCTGAACGACGCCACCGACACCTTCATCGCGGCCCGCCAGCACGAGCTCGCCGAGCGTTTCCGGGAGAGCCAGGCCCGTGACGGCGCCTCCGTCGGCGGAGCGACCGAGGTCGCCCAGGCCCTCGCCCGGGGACAGGTCGAGGAGCTGGTCTTCGTCAGCGGGAACGAGCCCGCCGGCATCGAGGAGCTGCTGCGCACGGCGCTGTCCACCGACGCAGCCATATCGGCGCTCGAGGAGGACACGCTCGGGATCCCCGAGGGCATCGGGGCGCTGCTGCGCTGGCGTGACGGCTCCACCCCCTCCAACAGCATCGGTTCCATGTCCGGGGACTCGCGCCGCGAGTGA
- a CDS encoding plasmid stabilization protein: protein MPEAWSRKRERQYQHVKDGQLDKGASEGEAEEIAARTVNKTRAQEGEAEEASRTSVQDESPSQRGGRRSHSGAQGRTKEQLYEDAKRQDVEGRSSMTKEELREAVEDR, encoded by the coding sequence ATGCCTGAGGCATGGAGCCGGAAGCGAGAGCGCCAGTACCAGCACGTCAAGGACGGACAGCTGGACAAGGGAGCCTCGGAGGGCGAGGCGGAGGAGATCGCCGCCCGCACCGTGAACAAGACCCGCGCGCAGGAGGGCGAGGCGGAGGAGGCGAGCCGCACCTCGGTCCAGGACGAGTCCCCCTCGCAGCGCGGCGGCCGCCGCTCCCACTCCGGGGCGCAGGGACGCACCAAGGAGCAGCTCTACGAGGATGCCAAGCGCCAGGACGTCGAGGGACGGTCCTCGATGACCAAGGAGGAGCTGCGCGAGGCCGTCGAGGACCGGTGA
- a CDS encoding TerC family protein, producing the protein MTVSPLIWTLTFVLILGLLAFDYFFHVRKAHIPTLGEAALWTGIYQGIALLFGISVFVIGGPTMGTEFFAGWITELALSVDNLFVFLVILGTFAVPREYQQTVLLFGIAFAILARGSMIALGATAIEHLSWAFYIFGAILLVTAIKMLREEVAGDGGESEEQRDGIFIRLVRAILPASENFDGERLFTVENGRRVFTPMLLVMIAIGGTDLLFALDSIPAIFGLTQNTYIVFTATAFSLLGLRQMFFLIDGLLDRLVYLSYGLSIVLAFIGVKLVFHALHTNELPFLNGGEPVLAVPEITTGLSLSVIVGVLLLTVLVSLLSPKGRAQAAVSSAHREAQRYVEMTYAGFEERRKEMYDRMLAHERIVDGLPAKYQEVVVAEKNVRELLEDAHRIHDSRTASAARGERSDDQPEGLRVIRADGTVTTDSHGNIITVVLEEQLRAEKEVARRAREQARADHAATRR; encoded by the coding sequence ATGACCGTCTCTCCCCTGATCTGGACCCTGACGTTCGTCCTGATCCTCGGCCTGCTGGCCTTCGACTACTTCTTCCATGTCCGCAAGGCCCACATCCCCACCCTCGGGGAGGCCGCGCTGTGGACCGGGATCTACCAGGGCATCGCCCTGCTGTTCGGCATCTCGGTGTTCGTGATCGGCGGCCCCACCATGGGCACCGAATTCTTCGCCGGCTGGATCACCGAGCTCGCCCTGTCGGTGGACAACCTCTTCGTCTTCCTGGTGATCCTGGGCACCTTCGCAGTGCCGCGCGAGTACCAGCAGACGGTGCTGCTGTTCGGCATCGCCTTCGCGATCCTCGCCCGCGGCAGCATGATCGCGCTCGGCGCCACAGCGATCGAGCATCTGTCCTGGGCCTTCTACATCTTCGGTGCGATCCTGCTGGTCACCGCGATCAAGATGCTCCGGGAGGAGGTCGCAGGAGACGGCGGCGAGAGCGAGGAGCAGCGGGACGGCATCTTCATCCGCCTGGTCAGAGCGATCCTGCCCGCCTCGGAGAACTTCGATGGGGAACGCCTGTTCACCGTCGAGAACGGCCGACGGGTCTTCACCCCGATGCTGCTGGTCATGATCGCCATCGGCGGCACCGATCTGCTGTTCGCGCTGGACTCGATCCCGGCGATCTTCGGCCTCACCCAGAACACCTACATCGTGTTCACTGCGACCGCGTTCTCGCTGCTGGGCCTGCGGCAGATGTTCTTCCTCATCGACGGTCTGCTGGATCGCCTGGTCTACCTCTCCTACGGTCTGTCGATCGTGCTCGCCTTCATCGGCGTGAAGCTGGTGTTCCATGCCCTGCACACCAATGAGCTGCCCTTCCTCAACGGCGGCGAGCCGGTGCTCGCCGTCCCCGAGATCACCACCGGGCTGTCGCTGTCCGTGATCGTCGGCGTGCTGCTGCTCACGGTGCTGGTCTCCCTGCTCTCCCCCAAGGGGCGCGCGCAGGCGGCCGTCAGCAGCGCCCACCGCGAGGCGCAGAGGTACGTCGAGATGACCTACGCGGGATTCGAGGAGCGGCGCAAGGAGATGTACGACCGCATGCTCGCGCACGAGCGGATCGTCGACGGCCTGCCGGCGAAGTACCAGGAGGTGGTCGTGGCGGAGAAGAACGTGCGCGAGCTCCTCGAGGATGCCCACCGGATCCATGACAGCCGCACCGCGTCCGCTGCGCGGGGCGAGCGCTCGGACGACCAGCCCGAGGGCCTCCGGGTCATCCGCGCTGATGGCACCGTGACGACCGACTCCCACGGGAACATCATCACCGTCGTCCTGGAGGAGCAGCTCCGAGCGGAGAAGGAGGTGGCGCGGCGTGCCCGCGAGCAGGCCCGCGCAGACCACGCCGCGACCCGCCGCTGA
- a CDS encoding lysoplasmalogenase produces the protein MPAALSVLAVIGSIHLLAQLLGSALVADITQVLLMPLLAAALWRGTRPPRDTLVRLTLLALGFSWLGDTIPRFLDGDPGFLGMLGSFLGAQLVYPIAFWPRWRRSLLVRPLAVLPYLLVAAAVVVLSAPGAGVLLPAVMVYAGVLCVMALLATGLGRLGGLGGAMFIVSDSLIALDAFGTLTLPAHSVWVMATYLAAQVMLVLAVRGRIPPAAGGAQGGTS, from the coding sequence ATGCCCGCCGCACTGAGCGTCCTGGCCGTGATCGGCTCGATCCACCTGCTCGCCCAGCTCCTTGGGAGCGCTCTGGTCGCGGACATCACGCAGGTGCTCCTGATGCCGCTGCTGGCCGCCGCCCTGTGGAGGGGCACCAGACCCCCGCGCGACACCCTCGTGCGACTCACCCTCCTCGCCCTCGGCTTCTCCTGGCTCGGGGACACGATCCCGCGCTTCCTCGACGGGGATCCCGGGTTCCTCGGCATGCTGGGCAGCTTCCTGGGCGCCCAGCTGGTCTACCCGATCGCCTTCTGGCCGCGATGGCGCCGCTCGCTGCTGGTCCGGCCCCTGGCGGTGCTGCCCTACCTGCTCGTCGCCGCCGCCGTTGTCGTGCTCTCGGCACCGGGCGCGGGGGTGCTGCTGCCGGCTGTCATGGTCTACGCGGGCGTGCTGTGCGTGATGGCGCTGCTGGCGACAGGCCTGGGGAGGCTCGGCGGACTCGGCGGAGCGATGTTCATCGTCTCCGACTCCCTGATCGCCCTGGACGCCTTCGGGACGCTCACGCTGCCCGCGCACAGCGTGTGGGTGATGGCGACCTACCTCGCCGCTCAGGTGATGCTGGTCCTCGCGGTGCGCGGAAGGATCCCGCCCGCGGCGGGCGGGGCGCAGGGCGGGACCTCCTGA
- a CDS encoding transglycosylase family protein, whose protein sequence is MPLHHTHANLPHRSTAMRRGLTRTAVALAGGAVVATGMLATGGAANAATGWDEVAACESGGDWSINTGNGFYGGLQFTQQTWEGFGGTQYASSADQASKSQQIAVAERVLAEQGAGAWPNCGSALSGGADTGSSPAPSQSQEQDTSTSSRDSEQRATRSTERESTEPQGDWSCNGDGIADNCDENGFTKKTEQNKQKSQPAPEPAPEQAAEPAAEQPAQSSGSQATGDLQVAGTLEVDGKIGPKTTTALQDWLGVEQTGEMNEETTLALQAWAGTEQDGVIGENTVAGLQHEIGATQNGSDEIDEDTTEVLQTFLNLY, encoded by the coding sequence ATGCCCCTTCACCACACGCACGCCAATCTCCCCCACCGCTCCACCGCCATGCGTCGCGGCCTGACCCGCACGGCCGTGGCCCTCGCCGGCGGCGCCGTCGTCGCCACCGGCATGCTCGCCACCGGCGGTGCCGCGAACGCCGCGACCGGATGGGACGAGGTCGCCGCCTGCGAGTCCGGCGGGGACTGGTCGATCAACACCGGCAACGGCTTCTACGGCGGCCTGCAGTTCACGCAGCAGACCTGGGAGGGCTTCGGCGGAACCCAGTACGCCTCCAGCGCCGACCAGGCCTCGAAGAGCCAGCAGATCGCCGTGGCCGAGCGCGTCTTGGCCGAGCAGGGTGCCGGGGCATGGCCGAACTGCGGCTCCGCGCTGAGCGGCGGCGCCGACACCGGCAGCTCCCCCGCCCCCTCGCAGAGCCAGGAGCAGGACACCTCGACCTCGAGCCGCGACTCGGAGCAGCGGGCGACCCGCTCCACCGAGCGGGAGAGCACCGAGCCCCAGGGCGACTGGAGCTGCAACGGTGACGGCATCGCCGACAACTGCGATGAGAACGGCTTCACCAAGAAGACCGAGCAGAACAAGCAGAAGTCTCAGCCCGCCCCGGAGCCCGCTCCGGAGCAGGCCGCCGAGCCCGCTGCCGAGCAGCCCGCGCAGTCGTCCGGCTCGCAGGCCACCGGTGACCTCCAGGTCGCCGGCACCCTCGAGGTGGACGGGAAGATCGGTCCGAAGACCACTACCGCGCTGCAGGACTGGCTGGGCGTGGAGCAGACCGGTGAGATGAACGAGGAGACCACCCTCGCGCTCCAGGCCTGGGCCGGCACCGAGCAGGACGGCGTGATCGGCGAGAACACCGTCGCCGGGCTGCAGCACGAGATCGGTGCCACCCAGAACGGCTCCGACGAGATCGACGAGGACACCACGGAGGTCCTGCAGACCTTCCTGAACCTCTACTGA
- a CDS encoding Gfo/Idh/MocA family protein, with protein sequence MSTKNVRLGIIGLGAQGGMYAGVVTEGRIEGMTVGAIADTDPAKRAIAAEKYPDVPFYDDYISMLDSGDVDAVVTTVPHFDHAEMTITAIGKGIHALTEKPAGVYTAQVEEMNTFAAAHPETTFAIMFNQRTNPVYTDLKELIDSGELGALRHTSWIITTWWRPQGYYDQSAWRATWGGEGGGVLVNQAPHQLDLWQWLCGTPKKVFAKLAFGFQRDIATEDEVNAVVDFGDGVTGSFITCTNDIFGTDRLEMLFDKGKVIVDSSKKVTIYRLAEDERSLSEKMTMQEVAQLFRGEMDPSSVFTVEEKEYESVWGQQHIDVLTNFAANINDGTPLIADGAEGINGVRLASGMQLSAWTGREIDLVDYPAEEYLAELNRRIEEEGTFPTRS encoded by the coding sequence ATGTCGACGAAGAACGTCCGCCTCGGGATCATCGGGCTCGGCGCCCAGGGCGGCATGTACGCCGGCGTCGTCACCGAGGGCAGGATCGAGGGCATGACCGTCGGCGCCATCGCCGACACCGACCCCGCCAAGAGGGCGATCGCCGCGGAGAAGTACCCGGATGTCCCCTTCTACGACGACTACATCTCGATGCTGGACTCCGGCGACGTCGATGCCGTGGTCACCACCGTGCCGCACTTCGACCATGCGGAGATGACGATCACCGCGATCGGCAAGGGCATCCACGCCCTCACCGAGAAGCCCGCGGGCGTCTACACCGCACAGGTCGAGGAGATGAACACCTTCGCGGCGGCGCACCCGGAGACCACCTTCGCGATCATGTTCAACCAGCGCACCAATCCGGTGTACACGGATCTGAAGGAGCTCATCGACTCCGGTGAGCTGGGCGCACTGCGCCACACCTCGTGGATCATCACCACCTGGTGGCGGCCGCAGGGCTACTACGACCAGTCGGCCTGGCGCGCGACCTGGGGCGGCGAGGGCGGTGGAGTCCTGGTCAACCAGGCTCCCCACCAGCTGGACCTGTGGCAGTGGCTGTGCGGCACCCCGAAGAAGGTCTTCGCGAAGCTGGCCTTCGGCTTCCAGCGCGACATCGCCACCGAGGACGAGGTCAACGCGGTCGTCGACTTCGGGGACGGCGTCACCGGCAGCTTCATCACCTGCACGAACGACATCTTCGGCACGGACCGCCTCGAGATGCTCTTCGATAAGGGCAAGGTCATCGTGGACAGCTCGAAGAAGGTGACCATCTACCGCCTGGCGGAGGATGAGCGCTCCCTCAGCGAGAAGATGACCATGCAGGAGGTCGCCCAGCTGTTCCGCGGCGAGATGGACCCCTCCTCCGTCTTCACCGTGGAGGAGAAGGAGTACGAGTCGGTGTGGGGCCAGCAGCACATCGATGTCCTGACCAACTTCGCGGCGAACATCAACGACGGCACCCCGCTGATCGCCGATGGCGCCGAGGGCATCAACGGCGTGCGCCTCGCCTCCGGCATGCAGCTGTCGGCCTGGACCGGTCGGGAGATCGATCTGGTCGACTACCCGGCTGAGGAGTACCTTGCCGAGCTCAACCGGCGGATCGAGGAGGAGGGGACGTTCCCCACCCGCTCCTGA
- a CDS encoding sugar phosphate isomerase/epimerase family protein, whose translation MPVLGLQLMMLKEQINEKGMYEVLRQVRELDIDAVEVSQVEMTDELIDDLVRGKADFGVETAAMSVSIAPGGNGFALETEFDRAVEACRRTGSRFLRIGMMPHLAMTSKEACEEWAASVEPYAARLAEQGITLCYHNHHVDLIQFDGERIFDIVRRVAPSLLFEVDLHWVQRGGMAPLDMLEAYSGVCKLIHVKDFRIAPVSLETYRKAEAKEIAWAEFQAEFLSLTQFAEVGQGNMNWPALLPAAEKAGAEYFLIEQDDTYGRDPIDCIRDSREYLRSIGY comes from the coding sequence ATGCCCGTCCTCGGACTCCAGCTCATGATGCTCAAGGAGCAGATCAACGAGAAAGGGATGTACGAGGTGCTGCGCCAGGTGCGCGAGCTCGACATCGACGCCGTCGAGGTCTCCCAGGTGGAGATGACCGACGAGCTGATCGACGACCTGGTGCGCGGCAAGGCCGACTTCGGCGTCGAGACCGCCGCGATGAGCGTCTCGATCGCCCCCGGGGGCAACGGGTTCGCGCTCGAGACCGAGTTCGACCGCGCCGTCGAGGCCTGCAGGAGGACCGGCTCGCGCTTCCTGCGGATCGGCATGATGCCGCACCTGGCGATGACCTCGAAGGAGGCCTGCGAGGAGTGGGCCGCCTCGGTGGAGCCGTACGCCGCTCGCCTCGCCGAGCAGGGCATCACGCTGTGCTATCACAACCACCACGTGGACCTGATCCAGTTCGACGGCGAGCGCATCTTCGACATCGTGCGCCGGGTCGCCCCCTCGCTGCTGTTCGAGGTGGATCTGCACTGGGTCCAGCGCGGCGGGATGGCGCCGCTGGACATGCTGGAGGCCTACTCCGGGGTCTGCAAGCTCATCCACGTCAAGGACTTCCGCATCGCCCCGGTGTCCCTGGAGACCTACCGGAAGGCCGAGGCGAAGGAGATCGCGTGGGCGGAGTTCCAGGCGGAGTTCCTGTCCCTCACCCAGTTCGCCGAGGTGGGCCAGGGCAACATGAACTGGCCCGCGCTGCTGCCGGCGGCGGAGAAGGCCGGCGCCGAATACTTCCTCATCGAGCAGGACGACACCTACGGCCGCGACCCGATCGACTGCATCCGTGACTCCCGGGAGTACCTGAGGTCCATCGGATACTGA
- a CDS encoding SurA N-terminal domain-containing protein encodes MKIPSHRALRRTLAALTLTTALALTGCSGDQAAPTGGSDQGGQAPAASDGGGSPLAGGQNGEQPQLPEADVSDVPDVVAEVNGEKITKDEFVSVYEGQFQQAAMQQQSTGQEVDQTELKQQVANQLVDNRLLLQGANEAGIEPSEKDIDATLEEIAKQNGLGSGDEVVSALEEQGMSEEEVRKEAASQFTLTAFIEQEADIQPPSDEELKTQYDQLVEQQSQSGGQQTEVPPFEDVKDQLAQQATSQQQNEAATTIAAELREAGDVTINL; translated from the coding sequence GTGAAGATTCCGAGCCACCGGGCGCTCCGGCGCACGCTCGCCGCCCTCACGCTCACGACGGCGCTCGCGCTGACGGGTTGCAGCGGTGACCAGGCCGCCCCCACGGGCGGCAGCGACCAGGGCGGCCAGGCACCCGCTGCCAGCGACGGCGGGGGCTCGCCCCTGGCCGGCGGTCAGAACGGGGAGCAGCCGCAGCTGCCCGAAGCCGATGTCTCCGACGTCCCGGACGTCGTCGCCGAGGTCAACGGCGAGAAGATCACCAAGGACGAGTTCGTCTCCGTGTACGAGGGGCAGTTCCAGCAGGCCGCGATGCAGCAGCAGAGCACCGGCCAGGAGGTGGACCAGACGGAGCTGAAGCAGCAGGTCGCGAACCAGCTGGTGGACAACCGCCTGCTGCTCCAGGGCGCGAACGAGGCCGGGATCGAGCCGAGCGAGAAGGACATCGACGCGACCCTCGAGGAGATCGCGAAGCAGAACGGTCTGGGCTCGGGCGACGAAGTGGTCTCGGCGCTCGAGGAGCAGGGCATGAGCGAGGAGGAGGTCCGCAAGGAGGCCGCCTCGCAGTTCACGCTGACCGCCTTCATCGAGCAGGAGGCCGATATCCAGCCACCCAGCGACGAGGAGCTGAAGACGCAGTACGACCAGCTGGTCGAGCAGCAGTCCCAGTCCGGCGGTCAGCAGACCGAGGTGCCCCCCTTCGAGGACGTCAAGGACCAGCTGGCCCAGCAGGCGACCAGCCAGCAGCAGAACGAGGCCGCGACCACGATCGCCGCCGAGCTCCGCGAGGCCGGTGACGTGACCATCAACCTCTGA
- a CDS encoding putative quinol monooxygenase: MILINVKFPVKPEFADQWPELSREFTETTLAEPGNLWFEWSRSVEEPNTYVLIEAFTDEGAGPHVNSPHFKKMQEEFPQYLSATPQIISHQIDSEGWGPMGEITVE; encoded by the coding sequence ATGATCCTCATCAACGTGAAGTTCCCGGTGAAGCCCGAGTTCGCCGACCAGTGGCCCGAGCTCTCGCGCGAGTTCACCGAGACGACCCTGGCCGAGCCCGGCAACCTGTGGTTCGAGTGGTCGCGCAGCGTGGAGGAGCCGAACACCTATGTGCTCATCGAAGCTTTCACCGATGAGGGTGCCGGACCGCACGTGAACTCGCCGCACTTCAAGAAGATGCAGGAGGAGTTCCCGCAGTACCTCTCGGCGACCCCGCAGATCATCTCCCACCAGATCGACAGCGAGGGCTGGGGCCCGATGGGGGAGATCACCGTCGAGTGA